The following proteins come from a genomic window of Mycolicibacterium rufum:
- a CDS encoding FAD-dependent oxidoreductase, whose protein sequence is MRDPRYDILFEPVQIGPVTARNRFYQVPHCNGMGYRDPSGEAYMRRVKAEGGWAVVCTEQVEIHPTSDIGPFIELRIWDDQDVPALARIADKIHEGGALAGIELAHNGLNSPNLISRETPLAPQNLPVATFSYDPIQARSMTKSDIADLRRWHREAVRRSLQAGYDIVYVYAGHALGGLHHFLSPRYNNRTDEYGGSLTNRMRFLREVLEDTREEADGKAAVACRITIDELLGDAGITKAEIEDVIGSIGEHPDLWDFVLGSWEDDSVTSRFGPEGEQEPYVRGLKQLTTKPVVGVGRFTSPDMMVHQVKSGILDLIGAARPSIADPFLPRKIETGDLEDIRECIGCNICVSGDFTMSPIRCTQNPTMGEEFRRGWHPERIRPKTSDSHVLVVGAGPAGLEAARALGNRGYTVSLAESSRALGGRVEREAKLPGLSAWIRVVDYRVQQIAKLDNVDVFLQSEMTADDILDNDFDHVLLATGAHWRADGVGRWHTHPIDTADGAEVLTPDSIMAGVRPRGRRVVLFDDDHYYLGGVVAELLAKEGFDVTLLTPGAHVSEWTVNTMEVARIRKRLIRAGVACRTNTTLTRVDSDGVGTACVFTGDDGHLPADSVVMVTARMPENRLLDALTARQNGWAQAGLKSVKAVGDAWAPSTIAAAVWAGHRYAEELEEPPAPVVPFRREVTELVAEPDKLLPLTPIQTVRS, encoded by the coding sequence ATGCGAGATCCGCGATACGACATCCTCTTCGAACCGGTACAGATCGGCCCGGTGACGGCCCGTAACCGCTTCTATCAAGTCCCCCACTGCAACGGCATGGGCTACCGCGACCCCTCCGGCGAGGCCTACATGCGGCGGGTGAAGGCCGAGGGCGGATGGGCGGTCGTCTGCACCGAACAGGTCGAGATCCACCCCACCTCCGACATCGGGCCGTTCATCGAGCTGCGCATCTGGGACGACCAGGACGTGCCTGCGCTGGCCCGGATCGCCGACAAGATCCACGAAGGCGGGGCACTGGCCGGAATCGAGTTGGCGCACAACGGACTCAACAGCCCCAACCTGATCAGCCGCGAGACCCCGCTGGCGCCGCAGAACCTGCCCGTGGCGACGTTCTCCTACGATCCGATCCAGGCCCGGTCCATGACCAAGTCCGACATCGCCGATTTGCGGCGCTGGCACCGCGAGGCGGTGCGCCGTTCCCTGCAGGCCGGGTACGACATCGTCTACGTGTACGCCGGTCACGCCCTCGGCGGCCTGCACCACTTCCTGTCGCCGCGCTACAACAACCGCACCGACGAATACGGCGGCAGCCTGACCAACCGCATGCGTTTTCTGCGTGAGGTTCTCGAGGACACCCGCGAGGAGGCCGACGGTAAGGCCGCGGTGGCGTGCCGCATCACCATCGACGAGCTGCTCGGCGACGCGGGCATCACCAAAGCCGAGATCGAGGATGTGATCGGCAGCATCGGCGAGCACCCGGATCTGTGGGACTTCGTGCTCGGCAGCTGGGAGGACGATTCGGTGACCTCCCGCTTCGGACCCGAGGGCGAGCAGGAGCCCTACGTCCGCGGGCTCAAGCAACTGACCACGAAACCTGTTGTCGGCGTGGGCCGGTTCACCTCACCAGACATGATGGTCCACCAGGTCAAGAGCGGCATCCTCGACCTGATCGGGGCGGCCAGACCGTCGATCGCCGACCCGTTCCTGCCGCGCAAGATCGAGACCGGCGATCTCGAGGACATCCGCGAGTGCATCGGATGCAACATCTGCGTGTCCGGCGACTTCACCATGTCGCCGATCCGGTGCACCCAGAATCCGACCATGGGTGAGGAGTTCCGGCGCGGCTGGCATCCCGAACGCATCCGCCCGAAGACCTCGGATTCCCATGTCCTGGTGGTCGGCGCCGGCCCCGCCGGACTGGAGGCTGCCCGCGCACTGGGCAATCGCGGCTACACCGTGAGCCTGGCCGAATCCTCCAGGGCGCTGGGTGGTCGCGTCGAGCGCGAGGCCAAGCTGCCCGGCCTGTCAGCCTGGATTCGGGTGGTGGATTACCGCGTGCAGCAGATCGCGAAACTCGACAACGTCGATGTGTTTCTGCAGAGTGAGATGACCGCAGACGACATCCTGGACAACGATTTCGACCACGTGTTGCTCGCGACCGGCGCGCACTGGCGCGCCGACGGCGTCGGGCGATGGCACACCCACCCGATCGACACCGCCGACGGCGCCGAGGTCCTCACCCCGGACTCGATCATGGCCGGCGTCCGCCCACGGGGAAGGCGCGTGGTCCTCTTCGACGACGACCACTATTACCTGGGCGGTGTCGTCGCCGAACTCCTGGCCAAGGAGGGCTTCGACGTCACGTTGCTCACGCCGGGTGCGCACGTGTCGGAGTGGACGGTCAACACGATGGAGGTGGCGCGGATCCGCAAGCGGCTCATCCGGGCCGGCGTCGCCTGCCGCACCAACACCACCCTCACCCGAGTCGATTCCGACGGGGTGGGAACGGCGTGTGTGTTCACCGGCGACGACGGTCATCTCCCCGCCGACTCGGTGGTCATGGTGACTGCACGGATGCCCGAGAACCGGCTCCTCGACGCGCTGACCGCGCGCCAAAATGGTTGGGCGCAAGCCGGACTGAAGAGCGTCAAAGCCGTCGGCGACGCGTGGGCGCCGTCCACGATCGCCGCCGCGGTCTGGGCGGGGCACCGCTACGCCGAGGAACTCGAGGAGCCGCCGGCCCCGGTGGTGCCGTTCCGCCGCGAGGTGACCGAGCTGGTCGCTGAACCCGACAAACTGCTTCCCCTCACTCCCATCCAGACCGTTCGATCCTGA
- a CDS encoding cupin domain-containing protein: protein MTDSASLPGVALIPTDDDTAMRPCAYVTPESLREGDPREVDLIHLSSADGTFTVGSWRAEPYSEFIEAYPGDEYARVLAGSVTLTGDDGFAQTFSAGDAYTMRAGWRGEFRVTETLTKQFALYVSAEETA, encoded by the coding sequence ATGACCGATAGTGCGAGCCTCCCCGGAGTTGCCCTGATCCCGACCGATGACGACACAGCGATGCGGCCGTGTGCCTACGTCACACCGGAGTCGCTGCGCGAGGGCGATCCTCGCGAGGTGGATCTGATCCACCTGTCCAGCGCTGACGGCACGTTCACCGTCGGGAGCTGGCGGGCCGAACCGTACAGCGAGTTCATCGAGGCCTACCCGGGCGACGAGTACGCCCGCGTGCTCGCCGGTTCCGTCACCTTGACCGGCGACGACGGGTTCGCGCAGACGTTCTCCGCAGGAGACGCCTACACGATGCGCGCCGGCTGGCGCGGGGAATTCCGCGTCACCGAGACGCTGACCAAACAGTTCGCCCTGTACGTGTCTGCGGAGGAAACGGCGTGA
- a CDS encoding aldehyde dehydrogenase yields the protein MTAVLDATPTSLADWTRHAAEIRPRSGIYIDGDFRAARSGATVDSVNPATGEVLAAVASAQDADVDAAVVSARRAFDDGDWSRSAIGDRKRVLLRLAELITENSIELALLDSLDMGKLVTEAYAVDVPSAAGLFAYYGEALDKINGEIAPTEPGNLALVTREPLGVVGAVTPWNFPLDLAVWKLAPALAAGNSVVLKPSERAPLSSLRLAELATEAGLPPGVLNVVPGLGETAGAALGRHPDVDVLAFTGSTATGKRFLRYAADSNLKQVWLECGGKSPNLVFADADLDSAVEKTLFGAFYNQGAVCSANSRLLVQKSVADEFVAAVVARAQEMRPGDPLDPAAAQGAIVDEAHTRHILGFVDRARRDGQIQAGGQRVSINSAGCFVEPTVVTGLGPSAELITDEVFGPVLAVQTFDDEDDAVGLANSGIYGLAASVWTADLRRAHTVAARLRAGTVSVNTVDALSAQTPFGGFKQSGFGRDLSLHALDKYTGLKTTWIAF from the coding sequence GTGACCGCGGTACTCGACGCCACGCCGACGTCGCTGGCCGACTGGACCCGCCACGCCGCCGAGATCCGGCCCCGCTCCGGCATCTACATCGACGGGGACTTCCGCGCCGCGCGGTCCGGGGCGACGGTCGACTCCGTCAACCCAGCCACGGGTGAGGTGCTCGCCGCGGTGGCCTCGGCGCAGGACGCCGATGTCGACGCGGCTGTCGTCTCCGCCCGCAGGGCCTTCGACGACGGTGACTGGTCGCGGAGCGCGATCGGCGACCGCAAGCGCGTCCTGCTGCGTCTGGCGGAGCTGATCACCGAGAACAGCATCGAGCTCGCGCTGCTGGATTCCCTGGACATGGGCAAGTTGGTGACCGAGGCGTACGCGGTCGACGTGCCCTCGGCGGCCGGGCTTTTCGCCTACTACGGCGAGGCTCTCGACAAGATCAACGGGGAGATCGCCCCGACGGAGCCGGGAAACCTGGCGCTGGTGACGCGGGAACCGCTCGGCGTGGTCGGCGCGGTGACACCGTGGAACTTCCCGCTCGACCTCGCCGTGTGGAAGCTCGCCCCCGCGCTGGCCGCGGGCAACAGTGTCGTGCTCAAACCCTCTGAGCGAGCTCCGTTGTCGTCACTGCGGCTGGCCGAGCTCGCGACGGAGGCGGGCCTTCCCCCCGGCGTCCTGAACGTCGTCCCCGGGCTGGGTGAGACCGCAGGCGCGGCGCTGGGCCGCCACCCGGACGTCGACGTCCTCGCGTTCACGGGTTCGACCGCCACCGGCAAGCGCTTCCTGCGCTACGCGGCCGACTCCAATCTCAAGCAGGTCTGGCTCGAGTGCGGCGGCAAGAGTCCGAACCTCGTCTTCGCCGACGCGGATCTGGACAGCGCCGTGGAGAAGACACTGTTCGGCGCGTTCTACAACCAGGGCGCGGTGTGCTCGGCGAATTCCCGCCTGCTGGTGCAGAAGTCAGTGGCCGACGAGTTCGTGGCCGCGGTGGTTGCGCGCGCGCAGGAGATGCGCCCGGGTGACCCGCTGGATCCGGCCGCCGCACAGGGCGCGATCGTCGACGAGGCACACACCCGACACATCCTCGGTTTCGTCGACCGGGCGCGCCGGGACGGCCAGATTCAAGCTGGCGGGCAGCGGGTTTCGATCAACAGCGCGGGGTGCTTCGTCGAGCCGACGGTGGTCACCGGCCTCGGCCCGTCCGCGGAGCTGATCACCGACGAGGTGTTCGGTCCCGTCCTCGCGGTGCAGACGTTCGACGACGAGGACGACGCGGTCGGACTGGCCAATAGCGGCATCTACGGGCTGGCCGCCTCGGTCTGGACCGCCGACCTGCGGCGCGCCCACACGGTGGCGGCGCGGCTGCGGGCCGGCACCGTATCGGTCAACACCGTCGATGCCCTGAGCGCGCAGACCCCGTTCGGCGGATTCAAGCAGTCCGGCTTCGGCCGCGACCTGTCACTACACGCGCTGGACAAGTACACCGGGCTGAAGACCACCTGGATCGCGTTCTGA
- a CDS encoding FMN-binding negative transcriptional regulator, which yields MLIHPWDASLGDTEWREWLATTDRFGVLAVNNTDPSQAPVLLPTHFTVAGTELLVHLARPNPVWPHLEAAAEVRLAVIGDYAYIPTYWRAKAGGPDEDGVPTSYYASVQFVCRPTIVDDPDAKAEVLNTQLADFQPEGRHAEVAAGEPPYGRMLSGIRALRLAVVRVDAKFKYDDRNTVDHRGRVSDHLERRGRALDAGAATQQRRRLAAIGEWDEFRQRP from the coding sequence ATGCTGATACATCCCTGGGACGCGTCACTCGGCGACACCGAATGGCGGGAGTGGCTCGCGACGACGGACCGCTTCGGTGTCCTCGCCGTCAACAACACCGACCCGTCGCAGGCGCCGGTGCTGCTCCCGACCCACTTCACCGTCGCCGGCACGGAGTTGCTCGTTCACCTGGCCCGGCCGAACCCGGTGTGGCCGCACCTCGAGGCCGCCGCCGAGGTCCGTCTCGCGGTGATCGGTGACTACGCCTACATCCCCACCTACTGGCGGGCCAAGGCAGGTGGCCCCGATGAGGACGGCGTTCCGACGAGCTACTACGCGAGCGTCCAGTTCGTCTGCCGGCCAACGATCGTCGACGATCCAGACGCCAAGGCGGAGGTCCTCAACACCCAGCTGGCGGACTTCCAGCCGGAGGGGCGACATGCAGAGGTGGCAGCCGGCGAACCGCCGTACGGTCGCATGCTGAGCGGAATCCGGGCGCTGAGGCTGGCGGTCGTCCGCGTCGACGCCAAGTTCAAATACGACGACCGCAATACCGTCGACCATCGCGGACGCGTCAGCGACCACCTCGAGCGGCGCGGCCGGGCGCTCGACGCGGGCGCCGCCACGCAGCAGCGGCGACGGTTGGCGGCGATCGGTGAGTGGGATGAGTTCCGGCAGCGGCCGTGA
- a CDS encoding B3/B4 domain-containing protein — translation MAEDPMLSAAVERAYVDDAVFALRPDYRAMLIAAEGLVPGPGDEISETLLAEAESIARARLAEQAVEEIPHIAAWRNAFRAFGAKPQRTRTSVEALMRRAAGGLPRVNRLTDIYNAVSVKHLVPVGGEDLARYVGAPRLIRAGGAETFDTVADGHDVVEHPDVGEVVWCDDLGVTCRRWNWRQARRTQLSEHTATALFVFDALDPMSDSELHAAVDDLDEHLRRLGPAVTTVRRLIARTNDSQEVPSC, via the coding sequence GTGGCTGAAGACCCGATGCTCAGCGCGGCCGTGGAGCGCGCGTACGTCGACGACGCGGTGTTCGCCCTGCGTCCGGACTACCGGGCGATGCTGATCGCCGCCGAAGGACTGGTGCCCGGCCCCGGCGACGAGATCAGCGAGACCCTGCTGGCGGAGGCCGAATCGATCGCCCGTGCGCGGCTCGCCGAGCAGGCGGTGGAAGAAATACCCCACATCGCGGCGTGGCGGAACGCGTTCCGCGCGTTCGGCGCCAAGCCGCAGCGCACCCGCACGAGCGTGGAGGCGCTGATGCGGCGGGCGGCCGGCGGGTTGCCGCGGGTGAACCGGCTGACCGACATCTACAACGCCGTCTCGGTCAAGCATCTGGTCCCCGTGGGTGGTGAGGACCTCGCCCGCTATGTCGGAGCGCCGCGGTTGATCCGCGCCGGCGGCGCCGAAACGTTCGACACCGTCGCCGACGGCCACGACGTCGTCGAGCACCCCGACGTCGGCGAGGTGGTGTGGTGCGACGACCTCGGCGTGACGTGCCGACGGTGGAACTGGCGGCAGGCCCGTCGCACCCAGCTGAGCGAACACACCGCCACCGCGTTGTTCGTCTTCGACGCCCTCGATCCGATGTCCGATAGCGAATTGCACGCTGCCGTCGACGACCTCGACGAGCACCTGCGCCGACTCGGTCCTGCCGTCACGACCGTGCGGCGACTCATTGCCCGTACCAACGACTCTCAGGAAGTGCCGTCATGCTGA
- a CDS encoding helix-turn-helix domain-containing protein, producing the protein MDEVAAKLATAIGARVRQERQRRGWTLDQLAGAASVSRRMVVSVEQGSVNPSVGTLLRLSDALGVGLPALVAPPESKAVKVTRRGDGAQLWTGTHGGRGVLVAGTSPPDVVEMWDWTLGPGDRHTSEAHVAGTQELLTVVDGPISVEVEGQATLLDAGDAIAFPGDVDHGYVNTGMEIARFVLTVFEPGVGSVAGDAHRG; encoded by the coding sequence ATGGACGAGGTGGCGGCGAAACTCGCGACGGCGATCGGCGCGCGGGTCCGGCAGGAGCGGCAGCGACGCGGGTGGACTCTGGATCAGCTTGCCGGCGCTGCGTCGGTGAGCCGGCGCATGGTCGTCAGCGTGGAGCAGGGCTCGGTGAATCCCAGTGTGGGAACACTACTTCGGCTCAGCGACGCACTCGGGGTGGGCTTGCCGGCCCTTGTGGCGCCGCCGGAGTCGAAGGCGGTGAAGGTGACCCGTCGCGGCGACGGAGCGCAACTGTGGACGGGAACCCACGGCGGACGCGGCGTGCTCGTCGCCGGAACGTCGCCGCCGGACGTGGTCGAGATGTGGGACTGGACGCTCGGACCCGGCGACCGCCACACCAGCGAGGCGCATGTCGCCGGGACCCAGGAGTTGCTCACCGTGGTGGACGGACCGATCAGCGTCGAGGTGGAGGGACAGGCGACGCTGCTGGACGCTGGTGACGCGATCGCGTTTCCCGGCGACGTCGACCATGGCTACGTCAACACCGGAATGGAGATCGCGAGGTTCGTCCTCACCGTCTTCGAACCCGGAGTCGGAAGCGTTGCCGGGGACGCGCATCGTGGCTGA
- a CDS encoding FAD-binding oxidoreductase translates to MTVPTELTHDDALQTLRAHVTTHVALPGEPGYERCVPWNVAAAVTPAAVVLATTPEDVAGTVRFAAAHGFTVTVQATGHGAVGIGPRTILVQTSAMKHCTVDPRARTARVGAGARWQDVLDAATPHGLAPLCGSAPGVGVVGFLTGGGIGPLVRTVGASSDHVRGFEVVTGDGRLLRATPECNADLFWGLRGGKATLGIVTSVEIDLLPIAEFYGGALFFDGSDAAAVLRAWASWCVDLPETVNTSIAIQQLPPLPGVPEALAGRMTVAVRYTAVGDLAEGERLLAPMRAVASSLLDTVAVMAYAAIGAVHGDPVDPMPVTENQALLSSLPIEAVDALLAVAGPGSGSPQAIVELRMLGGALAREPRHRSAFCRRDAAFSLLTIGVAAPAIAATVVEHAGAVASAVAPWATGEQMPNFAPSYDPARPARVYTEDTLHWLAALADRYDPAGVLATGQVIRTVRG, encoded by the coding sequence ATGACGGTTCCGACGGAACTGACACATGACGACGCGCTGCAGACGCTGCGCGCGCACGTCACCACGCACGTGGCACTGCCGGGGGAACCCGGCTACGAACGCTGCGTGCCCTGGAACGTGGCCGCCGCGGTGACCCCGGCGGCGGTCGTGCTGGCCACCACACCCGAGGATGTGGCCGGGACGGTGAGGTTCGCTGCTGCGCACGGGTTCACGGTCACCGTGCAGGCCACGGGTCACGGCGCTGTCGGCATCGGGCCGCGGACCATCCTGGTGCAGACGTCGGCGATGAAGCACTGCACGGTGGATCCGCGGGCCCGCACCGCCCGGGTCGGTGCGGGCGCGCGGTGGCAGGACGTACTCGACGCTGCGACGCCGCACGGCCTTGCGCCGCTGTGCGGTTCGGCGCCCGGCGTCGGCGTGGTGGGTTTCCTGACCGGCGGGGGCATCGGTCCGCTGGTGCGCACGGTCGGGGCGTCCTCCGATCACGTGCGGGGGTTCGAGGTGGTGACCGGCGACGGCCGGCTGCTGCGGGCGACACCGGAGTGCAACGCCGACCTGTTCTGGGGTCTGCGCGGCGGCAAGGCGACGTTGGGCATCGTCACCTCGGTGGAGATCGACCTGCTGCCGATCGCCGAATTCTACGGCGGAGCACTCTTTTTCGACGGTAGCGATGCCGCTGCGGTGCTGCGTGCCTGGGCCTCCTGGTGTGTCGACCTGCCCGAGACGGTGAACACGTCGATCGCAATCCAGCAGCTGCCGCCGCTGCCGGGCGTGCCCGAGGCCTTGGCGGGCAGGATGACCGTGGCGGTGCGCTACACCGCGGTCGGCGATCTCGCCGAGGGGGAGCGGCTGCTGGCGCCGATGCGGGCGGTGGCGAGCTCGCTGCTGGACACCGTGGCGGTGATGGCCTACGCGGCGATCGGTGCGGTGCACGGCGATCCGGTGGACCCGATGCCGGTGACCGAGAACCAGGCGCTGCTGTCGTCGCTGCCGATCGAGGCCGTCGATGCGCTGCTGGCGGTCGCGGGACCGGGTTCAGGGTCTCCGCAGGCGATCGTGGAGTTGCGGATGCTCGGCGGGGCGCTGGCACGCGAGCCGCGGCATCGCAGCGCGTTCTGCCGGCGCGACGCCGCCTTCTCCCTGCTGACGATCGGCGTCGCTGCCCCCGCGATTGCCGCCACGGTCGTCGAGCACGCGGGTGCGGTGGCCTCGGCGGTCGCGCCGTGGGCGACCGGCGAGCAGATGCCGAACTTCGCGCCGTCCTACGACCCCGCCCGCCCGGCCCGGGTGTACACCGAGGACACGCTGCACTGGCTCGCGGCGCTGGCCGACCGCTACGACCCCGCCGGTGTCCTGGCGACGGGCCAGGTCATCCGTACCGTCCGGGGGTAG
- a CDS encoding cupredoxin domain-containing protein — MTKFGALWVAVWLMVALTAACGASGGSTQEHAGSTTATAATITIASMSYGEPVTVPSGAQVAVANNDPQEHSVTSDAAGAFTVDVDGNGHGTFTAPSAPGEYPFHCTYHPSMHGMLIVS, encoded by the coding sequence ATGACGAAGTTCGGTGCGCTCTGGGTTGCCGTGTGGCTGATGGTGGCGCTGACCGCCGCGTGTGGCGCGTCGGGAGGATCGACCCAGGAGCACGCGGGAAGTACGACGGCCACCGCGGCCACCATCACGATCGCGAGCATGAGCTACGGCGAACCTGTCACGGTGCCGTCCGGGGCTCAGGTGGCGGTCGCGAACAACGATCCTCAGGAACACTCCGTCACCTCGGATGCTGCAGGCGCGTTCACCGTCGACGTGGACGGCAACGGACACGGCACGTTCACGGCACCCTCGGCGCCGGGCGAGTACCCGTTCCACTGCACGTACCACCCGTCGATGCACGGGATGCTGATCGTCAGCTAG